The Thermomicrobiales bacterium genome includes a region encoding these proteins:
- a CDS encoding dipeptidase: MTAVDWRAYFAEQEEANLEELYDFLRIPSVSALPENAGDVRRAAEWVAARMETAGIPEVEVLETGGHPLVYGKWHVDDSKPTALIYAHYDVQPPDPIDLWETPPFEPTVRDGKIFARGSGDDKAGLYITLLAIEAFARKHGQPPINLVFFYEGEEEIGSPSISPYLTAHADRFAADVVISADGMMWGEDQYSLILSSKGMAGGQIDIVTADSDAHSGIYGGGVANAARVTARIASSFHDANGKVAVEGFYDKVLPITEQEAADIENVPFDEKAFLGSIGVTVPTGEADYTTLERLWMRPTIDINGIWSGFQGAGSKTVTPAQGHIKITCRLVPDQDPDEINDLIRLHVEQHLPAGARAEFQLKTGTARPFSISRDNPYMVAAAETLTEIGGKDVVYVRTGGTIPIAEVFKHHLGAEMVFYAFSLETCNAHAPNEFFRIEDFRNGTIATVAYLERLAK, encoded by the coding sequence ATGACCGCTGTCGATTGGCGCGCCTATTTTGCCGAGCAGGAGGAGGCGAATCTCGAGGAGCTCTACGACTTCCTGCGCATTCCGAGTGTGAGCGCACTGCCGGAGAACGCCGGCGATGTGCGCCGCGCCGCGGAATGGGTGGCCGCGCGCATGGAAACAGCGGGCATCCCTGAGGTCGAGGTGCTGGAAACCGGCGGACACCCGCTCGTCTATGGCAAGTGGCATGTCGATGACAGCAAACCAACCGCGCTGATCTATGCCCACTACGATGTCCAGCCGCCTGATCCGATCGATCTCTGGGAGACGCCTCCCTTCGAACCAACCGTGCGCGACGGCAAGATCTTTGCCCGTGGTTCTGGCGATGACAAGGCCGGTCTTTACATCACGCTGCTGGCGATCGAGGCGTTCGCCAGGAAACACGGCCAACCGCCAATCAACCTCGTCTTCTTCTACGAAGGGGAGGAAGAGATTGGCAGCCCATCGATCTCGCCCTATCTGACCGCGCATGCCGACAGGTTCGCCGCGGATGTCGTCATCAGCGCCGATGGCATGATGTGGGGTGAGGATCAGTATTCCCTCATCCTCTCGTCAAAGGGTATGGCCGGCGGTCAGATCGACATCGTCACCGCAGATTCGGACGCGCATTCCGGCATCTACGGCGGTGGTGTTGCCAATGCCGCCCGCGTCACCGCCCGCATTGCCTCGTCGTTCCACGATGCCAACGGCAAGGTGGCGGTCGAAGGTTTCTATGACAAGGTCTTGCCCATCACCGAGCAGGAAGCTGCCGATATCGAGAACGTTCCGTTCGATGAGAAGGCGTTCCTGGGCTCGATTGGCGTCACGGTGCCCACCGGCGAGGCAGACTACACCACGCTCGAGCGTCTCTGGATGCGCCCCACAATCGATATCAACGGCATCTGGAGCGGTTTCCAGGGCGCGGGCTCAAAGACAGTCACTCCGGCGCAGGGGCACATCAAAATCACCTGTCGCCTGGTGCCCGATCAAGACCCCGACGAGATCAACGATCTGATTCGACTGCATGTCGAGCAGCACCTGCCAGCCGGAGCGCGAGCCGAATTCCAGCTCAAGACGGGCACCGCGCGGCCGTTCTCGATTTCGCGCGACAACCCATATATGGTGGCCGCCGCCGAGACGTTGACCGAGATCGGTGGGAAGGACGTGGTCTACGTTCGCACGGGCGGCACGATCCCCATTGCCGAAGTGTTCAAGCATCATCTTGGCGCGGAGATGGTCTTCTATGCGTTCAGCCTGGAGACCTGCAACGCCCATGCGCCGAACGAGTTCTTCCGGATCGAAGACTTCCGCAACGGCACTATTGCCACAGTGGCCTACCTGGAGCGGTTGGCGAAGTAG
- a CDS encoding YggT family protein: MPDNILTLISYLFNALTLIVIARALLSWVDPGMRSPVGRILVDITEPFLGPIRRALPSMGGIDFSPIILIILLQFIEQFIFRQFA; the protein is encoded by the coding sequence ATGCCGGATAACATCCTGACGCTCATCAGCTATCTGTTCAACGCGCTTACGCTGATTGTCATCGCGCGAGCGCTGCTTTCCTGGGTCGATCCCGGGATGCGATCTCCTGTCGGGCGAATTCTGGTCGATATCACCGAGCCCTTTCTGGGGCCGATTCGCCGGGCGTTGCCCTCGATGGGTGGCATCGATTTCTCGCCGATCATTCTGATCATCCTGCTGCAATTCATCGAGCAGTTCATCTTCCGTCAATTCGCCTGA
- a CDS encoding carbon monoxide dehydrogenase subunit G produces the protein MQLSGEYTFDAPRQVVWDFLMDPAVLEACLPGAEGMTEVGPDEYTATMKVGIAMIKGTFTGKVKILDKVEPTSYRMEVEGSGPQGQVSGTGTLELIMQDDQTTVRYNGDANIRGTIARVGARMIQPAARQIVGQFFSCLESKASAAK, from the coding sequence ATGCAACTCTCTGGGGAATATACCTTCGATGCCCCGCGTCAAGTCGTTTGGGATTTTCTGATGGATCCGGCCGTGCTGGAGGCCTGTCTGCCCGGCGCCGAGGGGATGACCGAGGTCGGTCCGGACGAGTACACCGCCACCATGAAGGTGGGAATCGCGATGATCAAGGGCACCTTCACCGGAAAGGTGAAGATTCTCGACAAGGTGGAGCCGACGTCCTATCGCATGGAAGTCGAGGGGAGCGGTCCGCAGGGCCAGGTCTCGGGAACTGGCACGCTCGAGCTGATCATGCAGGACGACCAGACCACGGTGCGATACAACGGGGATGCCAACATTCGCGGCACGATCGCCCGCGTGGGCGCCCGCATGATCCAGCCGGCTGCCCGGCAGATCGTTGGCCAGTTTTTCAGTTGTCTCGAATCGAAGGCGAGCGCGGCGAAGTAG
- a CDS encoding NUDIX domain-containing protein encodes MTEERLTDGRTRPVCRACGLVIYLDPKLAVAVVLERDGKVLLGKRGPGARAAGKWSFPAGFVERGEPVEDAAVREVREETGYSIELGPLIALISSPGEIVVLAVYTGSIVSGAEAPADDVIELGWFPTDALPDLAFRHDIDILEQLDLRDRSRALRRSHGASHFP; translated from the coding sequence TTGACCGAGGAGCGATTGACCGACGGGCGGACACGCCCAGTCTGCCGTGCCTGCGGGCTTGTGATCTATCTCGATCCCAAGCTGGCGGTTGCGGTCGTTCTGGAACGGGATGGAAAGGTGTTGCTGGGGAAGCGCGGTCCGGGCGCGCGCGCCGCCGGGAAGTGGAGCTTCCCGGCTGGGTTTGTCGAACGGGGAGAGCCGGTCGAGGATGCCGCTGTCCGCGAAGTGCGCGAGGAGACCGGGTACTCGATCGAGCTTGGACCGCTAATCGCCCTGATATCCTCGCCAGGCGAGATCGTCGTTCTCGCCGTCTATACAGGGTCGATCGTCTCTGGCGCGGAAGCGCCAGCCGACGATGTGATCGAACTCGGTTGGTTTCCCACGGACGCCCTTCCCGATCTCGCGTTTCGACATGACATCGATATCCTGGAGCAGCTCGATCTGAGAGATCGGTCGCGAGCGTTGCGTCGGTCACACGGTGCGTCTCACTTCCCATGA
- a CDS encoding DUF917 domain-containing protein, which yields MARTIDRDDLERLAIGAGILGTGGGGNPYLGKLQARSLLEQGRTIEVISASDVPDDALVTTVGSIGAPVVSNERPKQGEEFLVSLRALERHLGRPITHVTCAEIGGSNSMSPMIVAAQANLPVVDGDGMGRAFPELQMDTFMIYGIEPTPVVISDPRGHVAIFDNLGDPLTLERYARTVTVQMGGSAGAAGPAMSGQDMKRVLIRDTITLAIEIGEAALSARAAHTNAVDAVLSVAGGQRLFRGKIIDVDRRLVGGFARGELSVEGIGPNDGETLKIDFQNENLIARTGSGQVLAVVPDLICIVDAESAEPITTELLRYGLRIEVIGIPAPEALKSAAALRFVGPAAFGYRDVEYMPLPGCFANRPGAFDLDAAMELRASRS from the coding sequence GTGGCGCGCACCATCGACCGTGACGATCTCGAACGCCTCGCAATAGGCGCCGGCATTCTTGGCACTGGCGGGGGCGGCAATCCCTATCTCGGCAAGCTGCAAGCACGAAGTCTCCTCGAGCAAGGCAGGACAATCGAGGTTATCTCCGCTTCCGACGTGCCGGATGACGCACTGGTGACGACGGTTGGCTCGATCGGAGCGCCAGTAGTCAGCAATGAGCGCCCCAAGCAGGGTGAGGAGTTTCTGGTCTCGTTGCGCGCGCTTGAAAGGCACCTCGGGCGCCCGATCACCCATGTCACCTGTGCGGAGATCGGCGGTTCGAACAGCATGTCGCCTATGATCGTCGCCGCGCAGGCGAATCTGCCGGTGGTGGACGGCGACGGAATGGGCCGTGCCTTTCCCGAGCTGCAGATGGACACCTTCATGATTTACGGCATCGAGCCGACTCCGGTGGTGATCTCCGATCCACGCGGCCATGTAGCCATCTTCGACAATCTCGGCGATCCGCTCACATTGGAGCGCTATGCGCGTACCGTGACCGTGCAAATGGGTGGTTCAGCGGGTGCAGCGGGGCCGGCCATGAGCGGTCAAGACATGAAGCGGGTGCTCATCCGCGACACCATTACGCTGGCAATCGAGATCGGCGAAGCGGCGTTGAGCGCGCGCGCCGCCCACACCAATGCCGTCGATGCCGTCCTGAGTGTGGCTGGTGGCCAACGGCTCTTCCGCGGCAAGATCATCGATGTCGATCGTCGCCTGGTGGGTGGATTTGCGCGAGGTGAGCTCTCGGTCGAAGGAATCGGCCCAAACGACGGAGAAACCCTCAAGATCGACTTCCAGAACGAGAATCTGATCGCGCGGACGGGCTCCGGTCAGGTGCTTGCGGTCGTGCCCGACTTGATCTGCATCGTGGATGCGGAGTCTGCCGAGCCGATCACAACCGAACTCCTCCGGTATGGTTTGCGCATCGAGGTCATCGGCATTCCTGCGCCGGAAGCGCTCAAGAGCGCAGCTGCCCTGCGTTTTGTCGGCCCAGCGGCGTTTGGCTACCGGGATGTCGAATACATGCCGCTGCCAGGGTGTTTCGCGAATCGGCCGGGAGCGTTCGACCTGGACGCTGCCATGGAGTTGCGGGCATCGCGTTCGTGA
- a CDS encoding helix-turn-helix transcriptional regulator, protein MEMTEAAQLGYAQFWKRMSMHIGLSEAAKAIGGIKASQLSAFEQGKEHALTDEEIQRYIAYLDQRKAEAPPHIPTDDELPVFEDED, encoded by the coding sequence ATGGAAATGACCGAAGCCGCGCAACTGGGCTATGCCCAATTTTGGAAGCGCATGTCGATGCATATTGGCCTGAGTGAAGCTGCGAAAGCAATCGGCGGTATCAAAGCCTCGCAACTCAGCGCATTCGAACAGGGCAAGGAACATGCGCTGACCGACGAGGAAATCCAGCGATACATCGCGTACCTCGACCAGCGAAAGGCCGAGGCGCCGCCCCACATTCCGACGGACGATGAGCTACCCGTCTTCGAGGACGAGGATTAA
- a CDS encoding alpha/beta fold hydrolase, with protein MSTRAPISLQPTRPVDRYRLPRPPDALIAFWSQPILRVAGAIGIALAIAVALGIAMPRGPVDSGEALLLMALSVLGGVAAGFVMRSGWAVVAALLAFLLAYEFVRRGEQGPSVDGIHLDTAFGILGLLVGRGVFVLLGLIPMALGCAYGAWLAGLLLEQSGISQQRAHTRFRRLRYAVTGLATLVVVGLAVWVALPASVPAVKGPDGNPAVGGIAELVEVDLNGHQQWIQIRGANAENPVVLYLNGGPGQSDLAMSRVLLEPLHQNFTVVGWDQRGTGKSYGSLDPETLTLDGIVDDTIALTNYLRDRFDQEKIFLLTESWGSVPGVLAVQRHPELYHAYIGSGQMVDLLETDRIIYEDLLADAKRRGDDGLVRTLQGFGPPPYGDIWDYAFVVQHYELIEDDYDPPAAYVDRYESSGIGFWGIMGSEYTLIDKTNVIRGLLDMASVMYPQLQEIDFRQQAASLEVPVYLFLGEHELRGRQELAQEWFDMLDAPVKHLYTFANAGHAPAFEYADDLHRILLEEIIPQTALAT; from the coding sequence ATGAGCACCCGAGCTCCGATTTCTCTGCAACCGACGCGACCAGTTGACCGCTACCGGTTGCCACGGCCACCGGATGCGCTGATTGCATTCTGGAGCCAGCCGATCCTGAGGGTTGCAGGTGCGATTGGCATTGCCCTTGCCATCGCAGTTGCCCTCGGTATCGCAATGCCAAGGGGTCCGGTCGATTCTGGCGAAGCGCTGTTGTTGATGGCCCTGTCAGTATTGGGCGGCGTTGCCGCTGGATTCGTCATGCGCTCTGGTTGGGCAGTCGTTGCTGCGCTACTTGCGTTTCTGCTGGCGTATGAGTTCGTTCGCCGCGGCGAACAGGGGCCGTCGGTCGATGGTATTCACCTCGACACGGCATTCGGCATTCTCGGATTGCTCGTTGGGCGTGGCGTCTTTGTGCTGCTCGGGTTGATTCCGATGGCACTGGGCTGCGCATACGGCGCATGGTTGGCCGGTCTCCTGCTGGAGCAGTCGGGAATCTCGCAGCAGCGTGCTCATACCCGATTCCGGCGGCTGCGTTATGCAGTCACTGGATTGGCGACCTTGGTCGTTGTCGGACTTGCGGTCTGGGTGGCGCTCCCGGCAAGCGTGCCCGCAGTCAAGGGGCCAGATGGCAACCCAGCAGTTGGAGGCATCGCAGAACTGGTAGAGGTCGATCTGAACGGACACCAGCAATGGATCCAGATTCGAGGAGCGAATGCTGAGAATCCGGTCGTTCTTTATCTGAACGGCGGACCTGGTCAGAGCGATCTGGCGATGTCGCGGGTCTTGCTCGAACCCCTGCACCAGAATTTCACCGTTGTGGGTTGGGACCAGCGAGGTACGGGGAAATCCTATGGCTCGCTCGATCCGGAAACCCTCACGCTGGACGGGATCGTAGACGACACCATAGCGTTGACGAACTATCTGCGCGATCGATTCGATCAGGAGAAGATCTTCCTGCTGACGGAGTCCTGGGGTTCGGTGCCAGGAGTGCTTGCCGTGCAGCGACATCCCGAGCTCTATCATGCCTACATCGGCAGCGGGCAGATGGTGGATCTTCTGGAAACCGACCGCATCATCTACGAGGACCTTCTGGCTGACGCCAAGCGGCGCGGTGATGACGGTCTGGTTCGCACCTTGCAGGGATTCGGCCCACCACCGTATGGTGACATCTGGGACTATGCCTTCGTGGTGCAACACTACGAATTGATCGAGGACGACTACGATCCGCCCGCCGCGTATGTGGATCGGTATGAGTCTTCGGGGATCGGATTCTGGGGAATCATGGGCAGCGAATACACCCTCATCGACAAGACCAACGTGATACGTGGCTTGCTCGATATGGCGTCGGTCATGTATCCCCAATTGCAGGAGATCGACTTCCGGCAACAAGCAGCATCGCTCGAGGTACCGGTGTACCTCTTCCTGGGGGAACACGAGCTGCGTGGTCGACAGGAGCTGGCTCAGGAATGGTTTGACATGCTCGATGCGCCGGTGAAACATCTGTACACCTTCGCCAATGCAGGTCATGCCCCTGCGTTCGAGTATGCCGACGATCTGCATCGAATCCTGCTGGAAGAGATTATTCCGCAAACCGCGCTGGCTACCTGA
- a CDS encoding alpha/beta fold hydrolase: MRNFFVRSGIALLILALAGFMTGAPTGIIAQDATPETTAGLPEGPLGERIQWLVDYLNLPEDEAAAVDLTTVFTPAVLADVPADQLQAILSEYRAAYAPVSVDSSAIATSMDAPPTVANFTLIAANGTRIPTSLTVDPVSGMISSLWFSAPLAPAPTQEASATVAPTETATALPTDTATAVPPTETSTSVPTETPTPVPTDTPTEVPTETPTPVPTDTPTEIPTETPTLVPTDTPTEVPTETPTPVPTDTPTETPTETPTETPTETPTDVPTETPTPVPTDTPTEVPTETPTEAPTETVVVAATDVASPIASPAEGSPAASPEAVESADAALFPDNALGQQAAWTWSLLTNGGVAVDASEIEAHVAPSLLAVASADQIATGLVQLQEMYGPFTLEPDSMIMTANEPPTNMRYSIVGANGETFNVSLKIDPETELLTGFLVSPGAPAATPEAADLPDGLTDTQVSFTSGEDTIYGSIMAPASFSTSESSPAALIISGSGATDRDGVSSGLPLGTNRNLAITLAEAGIPSLRYDKLGSGQTGLGSHADPSSVDYQLFLQEASDAAAYLAEQPGVDPTRLIIVGHSEGALFALALADELTKAGTPPAGLILVAPLSVRYLDLITDQMTAQLKAAVDSGSMTEADATALADELAAIVESLRTTGELPETIGSPQLAALFNPESTAFLSQIDQIDPGALAAGLPSDIPVLVLLGAKDAQITGDQVRHLLDGFKEAGNSSVTFVALPKADHSLRIIEGEANPAVDYANPDLEFSPDAVAAIDAFLVKYGLEPGA; this comes from the coding sequence ATGCGGAATTTCTTCGTACGAAGCGGCATCGCGCTGCTCATTTTGGCGCTTGCCGGATTCATGACGGGCGCGCCCACGGGAATCATTGCGCAGGATGCAACCCCGGAAACGACCGCAGGGTTGCCGGAAGGGCCGCTCGGCGAGCGAATTCAATGGCTCGTCGATTACCTCAATCTGCCTGAGGACGAGGCGGCGGCGGTCGACCTCACCACCGTATTCACACCGGCAGTGCTGGCCGATGTTCCGGCTGACCAGCTCCAGGCAATCCTGAGCGAGTACCGGGCGGCTTACGCACCGGTGAGTGTCGATTCGAGCGCCATCGCAACATCGATGGACGCTCCTCCAACGGTCGCGAACTTCACGCTGATCGCCGCTAATGGAACCCGGATTCCGACATCGCTGACGGTCGACCCGGTATCCGGGATGATCAGTTCGCTCTGGTTCTCCGCGCCGCTGGCGCCAGCGCCCACGCAGGAGGCTAGCGCGACCGTGGCTCCAACGGAGACCGCAACCGCTCTCCCGACGGATACTGCCACCGCGGTTCCGCCCACGGAAACGTCAACCTCAGTTCCAACCGAGACGCCGACTCCGGTTCCGACCGACACACCAACTGAAGTGCCGACCGAGACGCCAACTCCGGTGCCGACAGATACACCGACCGAAATTCCGACCGAGACGCCAACCCTGGTCCCGACGGACACACCCACTGAAGTGCCGACCGAAACGCCGACTCCGGTTCCGACCGACACGCCGACCGAAACGCCGACCGAAACGCCGACCGAAACGCCGACGGAAACACCGACCGACGTCCCGACAGAGACGCCGACTCCGGTCCCGACGGACACACCAACTGAAGTGCCAACGGAGACGCCAACAGAGGCTCCAACGGAAACAGTTGTTGTGGCCGCGACTGATGTTGCTTCGCCGATCGCATCGCCGGCTGAGGGATCGCCAGCTGCTTCGCCTGAAGCGGTCGAGTCAGCCGATGCCGCGCTTTTCCCCGACAACGCGCTGGGCCAGCAAGCAGCCTGGACATGGTCGCTGTTGACCAATGGCGGGGTCGCCGTGGACGCCAGCGAGATCGAAGCGCATGTTGCGCCGTCGTTGCTCGCGGTAGCCAGCGCCGATCAGATCGCTACCGGTTTGGTGCAGCTGCAGGAGATGTACGGCCCCTTCACGCTCGAACCGGATTCCATGATCATGACCGCCAACGAGCCGCCGACCAATATGCGGTACTCGATCGTTGGCGCCAACGGCGAGACGTTCAACGTTTCACTGAAGATCGATCCGGAAACGGAGTTGCTGACCGGATTCCTCGTCTCCCCGGGAGCACCGGCTGCGACCCCGGAAGCGGCTGATCTCCCAGATGGGCTCACCGATACCCAGGTGTCTTTCACCAGCGGAGAGGACACCATTTACGGTTCGATCATGGCCCCGGCTAGCTTCTCGACCAGTGAATCGTCCCCGGCAGCCTTGATCATCTCCGGCAGCGGCGCAACTGATCGGGACGGCGTCAGCTCCGGATTGCCGCTCGGGACGAACCGCAATCTCGCGATCACGCTCGCGGAAGCTGGTATCCCATCACTGCGCTACGACAAACTCGGTTCGGGTCAAACCGGGCTTGGTTCTCATGCCGACCCAAGCAGCGTCGACTACCAACTCTTCCTGCAGGAAGCCTCGGACGCAGCCGCATATCTGGCGGAGCAACCTGGAGTCGATCCCACCAGGCTCATCATTGTCGGGCACAGCGAAGGGGCGCTTTTCGCGTTGGCGCTGGCCGATGAGCTCACGAAGGCTGGCACGCCGCCCGCTGGGTTGATTCTTGTGGCCCCGCTTTCGGTGCGCTATCTCGACCTGATCACCGATCAGATGACAGCTCAGTTGAAGGCAGCCGTCGATAGCGGCAGCATGACGGAGGCAGACGCGACCGCCCTGGCGGATGAACTGGCGGCAATTGTCGAGAGCCTACGGACTACCGGCGAGCTGCCCGAGACGATTGGGTCGCCTCAATTGGCAGCGCTTTTCAATCCTGAATCGACCGCGTTCCTGAGCCAGATCGATCAGATCGATCCCGGCGCGCTTGCGGCTGGGCTACCGTCGGACATTCCGGTGCTGGTGCTGCTCGGCGCCAAAGACGCGCAGATAACCGGAGATCAAGTCCGGCACTTGCTCGATGGGTTTAAGGAAGCCGGGAACTCGAGTGTCACCTTCGTGGCGCTGCCAAAGGCCGATCACAGCTTGCGAATCATCGAAGGAGAAGCGAACCCGGCTGTGGACTACGCAAACCCCGACCTGGAGTTCTCACCCGATGCCGTGGCTGCAATCGATGCATTTCTCGTGAAATACGGTCTGGAACCTGGCGCATAG
- a CDS encoding DUF1028 domain-containing protein, whose protein sequence is MTFSIAGHCARTGRFGVAVSSSSPAVAARCSFVRAGIGAACSQNITDPRLGDRLLDLVALGRNADEAMAQVVNETELIAYRQISVVDGSGGSAAFSGEKVLGVYDIARGPHVVTAGNLLKDQTIPSRMVEAFLAQPDKDLEDRLLAAMNAALALGGEEGPVHSAGMKVVDRVPWPETDLRVDWSENPIHDLAALWRLWRPLRNDYVTRALDPASAPAYGVPGDPDR, encoded by the coding sequence ATGACTTTTTCGATTGCGGGACATTGCGCTCGTACCGGCCGGTTTGGCGTAGCAGTCTCGTCGTCCAGTCCGGCAGTTGCGGCGCGTTGCAGCTTCGTGCGCGCGGGAATCGGCGCGGCCTGCAGCCAGAATATCACCGACCCGCGGCTGGGCGATCGATTGCTCGATCTCGTCGCGTTGGGCCGCAACGCCGACGAAGCGATGGCCCAGGTGGTGAATGAAACCGAATTGATCGCATATCGCCAGATCAGCGTGGTCGACGGTTCCGGCGGCAGCGCGGCGTTCAGCGGCGAAAAAGTGCTGGGGGTCTACGACATTGCGCGTGGACCGCATGTGGTTACAGCCGGGAACCTGCTCAAGGATCAGACGATCCCAAGCCGCATGGTGGAAGCGTTTCTCGCGCAGCCGGACAAGGACCTGGAGGATCGCCTGTTGGCGGCAATGAATGCGGCCCTGGCGCTCGGTGGTGAGGAAGGTCCCGTGCATTCCGCCGGGATGAAGGTGGTCGACCGCGTTCCCTGGCCGGAAACCGACCTGCGGGTCGACTGGTCAGAGAACCCGATTCACGATCTCGCGGCGTTGTGGCGTCTCTGGCGGCCACTGCGAAACGACTACGTCACCCGCGCGCTCGATCCCGCATCGGCGCCCGCCTACGGAGTGCCTGGCGATCCCGATCGTTGA
- a CDS encoding Rid family hydrolase codes for MPTHRRIRPFNTRDTYPEQKLDNDLCQAVVAGNTVYLRGQVGQDLETRESVGIGDPAAQTEQAMRNIAMLLEEAGAELGDIVKIVIYLTDARYRDAVYPVIGRWLKGVFPVSTGIVVTALARPEWVVEVDVTAVIPDDRVVS; via the coding sequence ATGCCCACTCATCGACGCATCCGGCCCTTCAATACGAGAGACACGTATCCCGAGCAAAAGCTCGACAACGACTTGTGCCAGGCAGTTGTCGCTGGCAATACGGTGTATCTCCGTGGTCAGGTGGGACAGGATCTGGAAACACGCGAATCGGTTGGTATCGGCGACCCGGCGGCGCAAACCGAACAGGCGATGCGTAACATCGCCATGCTGCTCGAGGAAGCCGGCGCCGAGTTGGGAGACATCGTCAAGATCGTCATCTATCTGACCGATGCGCGTTATCGGGATGCGGTCTATCCCGTCATCGGCCGCTGGTTGAAAGGCGTGTTCCCCGTTTCCACCGGAATCGTCGTAACCGCGCTCGCGCGGCCGGAATGGGTGGTGGAAGTCGATGTCACCGCCGTGATTCCTGACGATCGGGTTGTGTCATGA
- a CDS encoding 4-hydroxyphenylacetate 3-hydroxylase family protein gives MIRTGEEYRESLRDGREVYMNGEKIADVTEHPVFKPIVDIRARIYDLAHEAQTQDVMSYVDPRTGERNAVGPKLPRTRDDWRAKRLAVDTVLDDVKGIVTRVGDETVGEMWSLYDGQDVLNEVDPQFAENIRNHVAYAVRADPFHVSANTDPKGDRSKRPQDQDPDMLLHVVRETENGIVVRGAKYETAAAYANQAFVKPTIANWGDDELSDYAVGFIAQMGQKGIKHICRTGFAGREPAADYPLSNRFDEVDTLVIFDDVEIPWENVLFYRHTRAAAYIRATVHRYSAFPFTQRALRMADLLIGAALFNVRQTGLDKQQAVQEKLAALAGYREGINAHLTAAIEQAEESPGGLLMPNQSLLYTGRVLATSQLPAMMHIARELCGGQICVTPDVAAFEDPATAPWLEKFYTINEDWDAEDRRKLLAFARDLINSDYAGHRLTFQLFAQSPPFANLAAVYRAFDWDGPLQKVQQAAGLSPSVLPKKRQKVQA, from the coding sequence ATGATCCGCACTGGTGAGGAATATCGCGAGTCGCTGCGAGACGGTCGCGAGGTCTACATGAACGGCGAGAAGATCGCCGACGTGACAGAGCACCCCGTGTTCAAGCCGATCGTCGACATTCGCGCGCGCATCTACGACCTTGCGCACGAGGCGCAGACCCAGGACGTGATGTCCTATGTCGATCCGCGCACCGGCGAGCGCAATGCTGTCGGTCCCAAACTGCCGCGCACACGCGATGACTGGCGTGCCAAGCGGCTGGCGGTCGATACCGTGCTGGACGATGTCAAAGGGATCGTTACCCGCGTGGGCGATGAGACCGTAGGCGAAATGTGGTCGCTCTATGACGGGCAAGACGTGCTCAACGAGGTCGATCCCCAGTTCGCGGAGAACATTCGCAACCACGTCGCCTACGCGGTCCGCGCCGATCCGTTCCATGTCTCGGCGAATACCGATCCCAAGGGGGACCGCTCGAAGCGGCCACAAGATCAGGATCCTGACATGCTGTTGCATGTCGTGCGGGAGACGGAAAACGGCATCGTGGTGCGGGGCGCGAAATACGAGACGGCCGCCGCCTATGCAAACCAGGCGTTCGTCAAGCCGACCATCGCCAACTGGGGAGATGACGAGCTCTCGGACTATGCGGTCGGCTTCATCGCGCAGATGGGGCAGAAGGGGATCAAGCACATTTGCCGCACCGGGTTCGCAGGACGAGAACCGGCCGCCGACTATCCGCTTTCGAACCGCTTCGACGAGGTCGACACGCTCGTGATCTTCGACGACGTGGAGATCCCCTGGGAGAATGTGCTCTTCTACCGGCACACCCGCGCCGCCGCCTATATTCGCGCGACGGTGCATCGCTACAGCGCTTTCCCCTTCACGCAGCGCGCCCTGCGCATGGCCGATCTGCTGATCGGCGCCGCGCTTTTCAACGTTCGCCAGACGGGACTCGACAAGCAGCAAGCGGTGCAGGAGAAACTGGCAGCTTTGGCAGGCTATCGGGAAGGAATCAACGCTCACCTAACCGCTGCTATCGAACAGGCGGAGGAGAGTCCGGGCGGCCTTCTGATGCCGAATCAATCGCTCCTTTACACCGGACGCGTATTGGCGACATCGCAGCTCCCGGCGATGATGCATATCGCGCGTGAGCTCTGTGGCGGGCAGATCTGCGTGACCCCGGATGTCGCCGCGTTCGAAGACCCGGCCACTGCCCCCTGGCTGGAGAAGTTCTATACGATCAATGAAGACTGGGATGCCGAGGATCGCCGCAAGCTGCTTGCCTTTGCGCGCGATCTGATCAATTCCGACTACGCCGGACACCGGTTGACCTTCCAGCTCTTCGCGCAATCGCCTCCATTTGCCAATCTGGCAGCCGTTTATCGCGCGTTCGATTGGGACGGTCCGCTGCAGAAGGTGCAACAAGCGGCCGGTCTATCGCCGTCGGTGCTTCCGAAGAAGCGACAGAAAGTGCAAGCGTGA